A single region of the Macrobrachium rosenbergii isolate ZJJX-2024 chromosome 5, ASM4041242v1, whole genome shotgun sequence genome encodes:
- the LOC136838856 gene encoding uncharacterized protein — protein sequence MSVQNKGHSTMGLPRASGKRRWSGEEGADAVPAKVICTSPPHALCAEDVLHHPALTHAHASTPALECELTSTSVESNTSEVSTSELLCQEHSDSTTSFETTSSLCVQVDSTSVFTDSEDESMDDEHEDFIDDEEDKDSGFIDSNSIDNSSDDEVESTSRVISSVEPSVSSSSLSPSLSSQCLSFVSSSCSTTTTTTTTAASTSLQLSLSRVLPHPSTTLSASSESSLLPSPPLSPTVQSTSIPTTFSISNTATPVAVSPLPLSSLTSPFIASTITSSTVTTMTTTTSTASNNEERVPTVSMVSDGSVTTVTAAQTGTVVTSAYQGTLTTPSYDPHSYPYPPESYPSRPVTPAWGSCNFYDGSQPNTNKYMEISPSKPSANQSIQCDENGKSYLELGSASPYTHTYSNDCGNYTTSPSSYPSQSYNQTCTSPSNSSTYGQPTSYFNSRQSYSPNPYNVYPASEGYGNFENETGCGYGYGSNGYTGARGGTMPPSRGPPRCMSPYCDPTQGAARPNCYHQQRLSVLNVSMYKLNRFRQFPEPSLHRSVLICNTLRHIERELEAEGVSVASLLAHSHAHTANPHLQGAAPNQGVQTCPEPMPSSPTPSPTPTEGPLPPMHAPLVGSPLAAPVSLPPSTPSTPPPSVTHYTTASPTVQYPTSQYLPADHPTTFDSRENAHLRQYQSLPPSNSHTDSSGQGPSTEADTEAETEDPPSLPSTRPPALPPEERTDAINWCSVLSLSSQTDLDSMNNNEYGDWGGESSSDMDYSRTDDGPPWKLPSLSADDVLKSFPEASKRLETNEDLDSIINVLVGS from the exons ATGTCAGTGCAGAATAAG GGGCACTCGACAATGGGGCTTCCTCGAGCGAGCGGCAAGCGGCGGTGGTCTGGCGAAGAAGGCGCTGACGCCGTACCAGCCAAGGTGATCTGTACATCGCCACCCCACGCCCTCTGTGCTGAGGACGTCTTACACCACCCCGCCCTCACCCACGCCCACGCTTCTACACCGGCCCTCGAGTGCGAGCTGACCTCCACCTCTGTGGAGAGCAATACAAGCGAGGTCTCCACCAGCGAGTTGCTCTGCCAAGAGCACAGTGACTCGACCACTTCGTTTGAGACGACCTCCTCACTTTGTGTGCAAGTAGACTCTACCAGTGTTTTTACCGATTCAGAAGACGAATCCATGGACGATGAACACGAAGATTTCATTGACGATGAGGAAGACAAAGACTCAGGATTCATTGATAGCAATTCAATAGACAATTCTTCTGATGATGAAGTGGAAAGTACCAGTCGAGTGATATCATCAGTTGAGCCTTCCGTTTCTTCCTCTTCGCTCTCTCCTTCGTTATCGTCCCAGTGTCTGTCATTCGTTTCATCCTCATGctccacaaccaccaccaccaccaccactgcggCCTCCACGTCCCTCCAACTGTCACTCTCCAGAGTACTGCCTCATCCTTCCACTACCCTCTCGGCCAGCAGCGAATCTTCCCTTCTGCCATCGCCACCATTGTCTCCAACAGTTCAGAGCACCTCTATCCCAACTACTTTCTCCATCTCCAACACTGCTACGCCAGTTGCAGTGTCCCCACTTCCTTTGAGCAGTCTAACGTCACCATTCATAGCCTCTACCATTACCTCCAGTACAGTCACTACCATGACTACCACCACCAGCACTGCAAGTAACAATGAGGAAAGGGTACCAACAGTCTCCATGGTGAGTGATGGAAGTGTTACAACAGTAACAGCAGCTCAAACAGGGACAGTTGTTACAAGTGCTTACCAGGGAACACTTACAACACCATCATATGACCCCCATTCTTATCCTTACCCCCCGGAGTCTTATCCTTCAAGGCCTGTTACTCCAGCTTGGGGAAGCTGCAATTTCTATGATGGATCTCAACCTAACACTAACAAGTACATGGAAATTTCGCCTAGTAAACCTAGTGCTAACCAATCGATTCAGTGTGATGAGAATGGAAAGTCTTATTTAGAACTAGGTAGTGCCTCTCCTTATACCCACACCTATTCTAATGACTGCGGGAATTACACCACTTCTCCATCAAGTTATCCTTCTCAATCATACAATCAAACCTGTACCAGTCCTAGCAACAGCAGCACTTATGGTCAACCCACAAGTTACTTTAACTCACGCCAAAGTTACAGCCCTAACCCATACAACGTTTATCCTGCATCTGAGGGTTATGgcaattttgaaaatgaaacagggTGTGGCTATGGATATGGTTCAAATGGATACACAGGTGCAAGAGGGGGTACAATGCCTCCATCTCGTGGTCCTCCAAGATGTATGTCTCCTTACTGTGACCCTACTCAAGGAGCTGCACGACCAAACTGTTATCATCAGCAGCGACTGTCAGTGCTCAATGTGTCCATGTACAAACTAAACAGATTTCGGCAATTTCCAGAGCCCAGCCTTCATCGCTCTGTACTTATCTGCAATACCTTAAGGCATATAGAGCGTGAACTAGAAGCTGAAGGTGTTAGTGTAGCTTCATTATTAGCACATTCACATGCTCATACTGCAAATCCTCATTTGCAAGGGGCAGCTCCTAATCAAGGAGTTCAGACATGCCCTGAGCCCATGCCGTCCTCTCCCACTCCATCTCCAACACCAACAGAGGGACCATTACCTCCCATGCATGCCCCTCTAGTGGGATCTCCCCTTGCAGCACCAGTGTCACTGCCTCCGTCCACGCCTTCCACACCGCCACCTTCTGTGACTCATTACACCACTGCTTCTCCCACTGTACAGTACCCAACTTCTCAGTACCTACCAGCAGATCATCCCACAACTTTTGATAGCAGAGAAAATGCACATCTTCGACAGTATCAGTCTTTACCTCCAAGTAATTCTCATACAGACAGTAGTGGACAAGGGCCTTCAACTGAGGCAGACACAGAAGCCGAGACTGAAGATCCTCCTTCATTACCTTCAACCAGACCACCTGCTCTGCCACCTGAGGAAAGGACAGATGCCATCAATTGGTGCTCAGTTCTCAGCCTTTCATCTCAGACAGATTTAGATTCAATGAACAACAATGAATATGGTGACTGGGGTGGTGAGAGTAGCTCAGATATGGACTACAGTCGTACTGATGATGGACCTCCATGGAAATTACCATCTCTAAGTGCAGATGATGTGCTCAAATCTTTCCCAGAGGCCTCAAAAAGACTAGAAACGAACGAGGACCTTGATTCTATAATTAATGTATTAGTTGGTTCTTAG